CAGCTTGAGCGACAACAGCAGCCCGGAAAGGTGAATGGCTGCCAAGGCAGTCATATAGCCGATAACAACCGTGGGATTGGTTTGATCTGCCCCCAGGGACTCTATCCCTCCGCGGCTTGTCAGCAAGTTCCACACGAAGCCGTTAATGTGAAACCCGTACAGGTCATACAGCTTGTCGTCGAAAAATACGAACAAATGGCAGAGAACTGAAAGCGTGACAGCTGAACCAATAGCTGCAGCACGCCATTTCCTGAGCAGCCAATACGCGATGATAGCCGGGAATTGATATATGAGGCCATAGGTGGCCACTGCCAGCAGAGAGTGGAGTTGATCCCGCAAGGTATCGTTGGGGATCCCGTGAAGAAAACCGGTGCAGAGGAATACACTGAACAGCCAGCTACAGACGAAATAGACTGACATATTTATTTTCATCGGAGTTGTATTGTGATTGCTCATTCGTTGCTCCGAAGGGAAGATTTGAATTTTTTCAGCTTTTAGCGGGTTGTTTTTTCTCTATTGTCACCTGCCTATAACTTATTATTCAGTAACATAAGCAACATTGCTCAAATATGACAATGAGATGACCATTTTGTCATAATGGAGGAAAGGGCGTGAAAAACCGGTTCAATACATTGGAAGGTATACATTGAGATAAATTACTGCAGCAGCCGTACCAGCGCTGGGAGCAGCAGGGCAGTGAATAAGCCGTTCAGCGCCATGGCCAGCGCCGAGAATGCCCCGGCCACCCTGCTTCTCTGGATGGCATGGGCGGTGCCGACGCCGTGGGAGGCTACCCCCAGCGCCATGCCCCGGGCTTTGTCGTCGTTGATTCTCAGCCGGTTCAGCACGAAGTCGCCGCCAACGGCCCCGGTTATGCCGGTCAGGACGACCACCACGGCAGTCAGCGACGGCAGGCCCCCGATCTGCTCGGAAATCCCCATGGCAATCGGTGTGGTAACCGATTTGGGCGCTACGGTCAAAAGAAGTACACTCTCGCCGCCAAGCGCCCAGACAATCCCCACGGCGCTTGCGATGGCAGCCAGGGAGCCCGCTGCCAGGGTGACGATTATCGGGACAAATGACTTGCGGATGATCTCCAGTTCCCGATGGAGCGGAATCGCCAGGGCAACCGTTGCCGGCCCCAGCAGGAAGTGAATGAACTGTGCGCCCTTGAAATAGGTCTGATAATCGATGCCGCTCACCTTCAGCAGCACCACGAGCAGAATGATGGCGGTCAGCACCGGGTTCAGCACGGGGTGGAAGTCGAGCCGGCTGAAAATCCAGGTGCCGATCTGGTAGGCGATAAGGGTCAACGTCAGCCACAGGAGGGGGGACGTTGACAGGTAAACCCATACTTGCTGCATATCTACGCTCATTGCCGGTCATCCTCCCCGGAGGCGGCGCACCGGCGATTGAGGGATTGCATGACCAGGCCGGTTACGGCGATTGTCGCAAGGGTGCCGATGATGATGGTGCCGGAGATGGGAAGCCATGACTTCATGAGAAGGTCGAGATTGGTGATGACGCCGACCCCGGCAGGGACAAAAAGCAGCGCCAGGTAGCGAAGGAGGAACCCTCCGGCGGTTTCCACTTCCTTTGGCACTTTCCGGGGGAAAAAGACCAGGCCGCAGAAGAGGAGAACCATCCCGATAACCGGGCCGGGCACCGGAATCCCGGTCAGTCTGGTGATGATCTCGCCGATCAGCTGGCAGGCAAGAATCAGGGTAAGGGAGCCAAGCATAAATCTCCTTTTGTATCCATGAGGGTTTTGCTGGGGAGCGATGGTGCCGGAGGAGACCCCCGGCACCGGGATTTGCATGGCTCAAAAATATAGGCTGACCGTTTTCCCCTGTCAAAGATGAATACGTGGGAGGGTAAGCCGTAAATGAAGAAAGGGGCGGTGGTGTCGGGCCGCCGGATGATCTTCCCAGGGTCCCTCCACCGCTGTGCCTTATCTCCCAAGCACGGCCAGGTATGCCGAAAGAAACTCGTCCCAGGCGCTCTTCTTGGTGAAGTCCAGGGTCTTGTACAGAGGCGAAAGCTTTCTTTTGGGGAAGTAGATGGAGACCCCCCTGGAGTTGTCCACGGCCGTTCCCTTGTAGCCGGCGGCGATGACGGCGGTTGTTGCGGCACCCTTTACGGCGGAGCAGGCGTTTTTGACCGCCGGGTTGGCGACCCCTTTGCTGATAAGGTCGCAGAGGTCGATGAGGTCGCAGTAGTCGTCGTAGGGGCGGCTGTACTCCTGCACCTGCGCCCTGGCGTTGATGAGGGCGGTGCGCGCGGCAGTGTCGCCCAGGATTCCTGACAGGGCCTTTGCCAGACTGTCTATGGCCGTGGCAAGGGGGTTCAGTGCCAGAAGTTTCACGGCCGATTGGGTGACGTTGTCGCCGGATTTGTAGGATGCCAGGTACTGGGTGACGATGGTTTTGGATAGCTCCTCCGGAGTCATGGCAGGCTTGGCGGCCAGAGCCTTGAGGATCCGGTCGTAGGGCCATCCGTCCCCCGGTTCGGTTTCTTCCGAGCCGACGCTGTAGTCGGCCACGGCCCGCATCTGGTAGGCCACCTCCACCATGCTCATGAGGCAGGCATCCATGCCGAGGATGTCGATCTTTTTATTGAGCTTCTTCTTTATGGCGGTCATCACCTTCTTCAGTTCGATGTTGTCCAGAAAGTCCTGGGCCTGGTCGTCGAAGGCAATCCCCCGCTGCTTGATGGCGGCGGCTACCGTGGTGCTGAAGAGGGCGCGGCGGGTGCGCCGGATGCCGGCCCTGGCCTGGGCCATGGGAAGGGGCTTTCCGTCGCCGGTTGCGCCCCTGGTCGGTACCGGCTGTGCTTTGCGCGAAACCGGGGGGGCTGCCCCGCTGAAGACGTCCCCTTCGTAGAGGTTGGCGTCATCCCACCCGGCGCCATGGTTCCAGAGGACCAGCAGATAGTGGTCGGCCGGATAGTTGGTGATTCCCCAGGTGACGAAATCCTCCAGCACCTTCGGGTCCCCCATGTTGGTCTCTCCCAGGGATTGAACCGCGTCCTTGGCCAGCGAAGTCCCCTTTTTCAGGCAGTAGCGCATGGTCTGCGTCTTTGTCCCGGCCCGGTCGAACTGGGCCAGAACGGCGACTTTATCGTTTGTGCCGGTGGTTTTCATCTCTTTCAGGTCGACGACGCCGGCACTGTCCAGGTTGTTGTCGCCGGCGAGATAGACCATGATGGTCCAGTTTCGTTTAGTGGTCGCTTTCGTGGCCATGACATCCTCCTTAATGTTTCGGCTGCGATTGTTCATAAGTATATGCCAAGGATTGACGGCTTCAAGGGAAGGGGTTGAATTTAGTAATAATTTACGTTGTTCATTTTGACTTAATAATGTAGTAACATGACGTTTCTGTGCCGGGCCGCCGGCGACCGCCACGGAAACCCACAAAGAAGGAGTTGTTGGTATGAACAACCAGATGCAGAAGACCTACCTCATGGAATGGCAGCACTTGGAAGAGTGCGCCGAACTCATGCTCCCCCTGATAGGCAAGCTCTATCGGGAGCACAATGTCGTGACCACGGTTTACGGCCGTACCCTCGTCAACGGCACCACGATCGATATCCTCAAATCCCACCGGTTTGCCCGTCTGATTCTCGATGACGAGCTGTCCGTCCTTGATACGTTCCCCATCGTTGAAGCAATGACTCGGCTTGACCTGGCTCCGGCGCGGGTTGACATCGGCAAGCTCACCGTCCGCTACAAGGCGGAAGGGGGCGGGCTCGGGGTGGATGATTTCGTGCGCCGGGAACTGGCCTCGGTCAACACCGGCCGGACTCCCATCCTGAGCGAGCCCCGTGACGTCGTACTCTACGGCTTCGGCCGCATCGGCCGTCTCCTCGCCCGGATTCTCGTGGAGAAGGCCGGCAGCGGCGAAAAACTGCGGATTCGGGCGGCCGTCGTCCGCAAGGGTGGGGCGGGCGATCTGGCAAAGCGGGCGAGCCTCCTGCGCCGCGACTCGGTCCACGGCCATTTCAACGGCATCATTACCTTTGACGAAGAAGAGAACGCCATCATCGCCAACGGCAACATGATCCGCATCATCTACGCCGACGCCCCCGAGAACGTCGACTACACCCAGTACGGCATCAAGAACGCCATCCTCATCGACAACACCGGCAAGTGGCGTGACCGCGAGGGGCTCGGCCGGCACCTGAAGGCGCAGGGAATCTCGAAGGTGGTCCTTACCGCCCCGGGCAAGGGGGATATCCCCAATATCGTCGCCGGCATCAACAATGAGCTGATTACCCCTGAGGAGAATATCTTCTCCGCGGCCAGCTGCACCACCAACGCCATCGTTCCGGTGCTCAAGGCGGTAAACGACCGGTTCGGGATCGTGAGCGGCCACGTGGAGACCTGCCACTCCTACACCAACGACCAGAACCTGATCGACAACTACCACAAGGCTTCCCGCCGCGGCCGGAGTGCCCCCCTCAACATGGTTATTACCGAGACCGGTGCCGCCAAGGCTGTGGCCAAGGCGCTTCCGGAGTTGACCGGCAAGCTGACCGGCAACGCCATCCGGGTGCCGACCCCCAACGTGTCGCTCGCCATTCTCAACCTGGAGCTGGGCCAGGAGGCCGACGTTGCGGAGATCAACGGTCACCTGCGCCAGATCTCCCTGGATTCGCCGCTCCAGAACCAGATCGACTACACCAACTCGTCAGAGGTGGTTTCCAGCGATTTCGTCGGCTCGCGCCACGCCGGCGTGGTTGATTCCCTGGCCACCATCTCCCAGGGTAAGCGCTGCGTCCTCTATGTCTGGTACGACAACGAATTCGGCTACAGTTGCCAGGTGGTCCGGATGATCCAGAAGATGGCCGGGGTGGAACTCCCTTCCGTGCCGAACTAAGGAGCGCCCGGACGAAAAACGGCAGCCGGGGGGGATTCCGTTCCCCTCCGGCTGCCGCTTCCGCAACATCATTCCTTCTTTTTTATCACTTCCCCGATAACAGCGCAGAACCCTGCCGAACCCCCTCTACCCGCAGCAGATGCACTGCTCCCGCTTCGTCGCCGGTAATTATCATCTTACCGTCCGGCGAGATGGCTGAAGGTACCAGCGCCCCGTCGCCCGTGAAGGTGGCGATGGGTTTCATCCCCTCCAGGTCCCAGAGGATGAGGCTCCGGTCGTCAGACGCGGATACGGCCCGGCGGCCGTCGGGGGTGACGGCTACGCTCCATACTTCGCGATTGTGGCCCCTCAGGGTGTAGAGGACCTGGCCGGTGACGAGGTCCCACAGCTTGAGGGTCCGGTCGCTGGAGGCGGTAAGTACCTGTGTACCGCCGGGAAGGAATGCGACATCGTTCACCTGGTCGCGGTGCTGGGGGGGATAGGGGGTCAGGGAGCCGGTGCGCGTATCCCGGATGATGAAGGTGGGAAACTGGGCCACCAGCGCCAGGAGCGTGCCGTCGGGGGAGATGCCGGTGACCCGGGTGGGGGAGGGGAGCCCCGTTACCCCCAGGGGCTGGAAGGTTTCCAGATCCCACTCGCGCAGGGTGCAGTCGAGCCCTGCCGAGAAGGCCCGGCGGCCGTCGGGGGTGGCGACCACCGACCATACTTCCGCTTCGTGACCACGGAAAGTCCAGATTTCCCGGTACCGTTCCAGGTCCCATAGCCGCACCGTCCGGTCGTGGGACGCGGATATGGCCCGGTTACCGTCGGGAGTGATTGCCACATCCCTCACCCAGTCTTCGTGCCCCGAGAGGGTGGCGATTTCCGCGCCGTTGGCGGTTCGCCAGACCTTGATCTTCCGATCCCAGGAGGATGTGAGCGCTATGGCGCCGGAAGGTGCGAAGGCCGAGGCGGTGACTGTGGCGTCATGGCCCGGGGGGGACGGCGCGGCGGCGCCTGCCAGGTTCCAGACCTTGAGGGTGGTGTCCCGGGCTGCGGAGACGGCGGTGGAGCTGTCGGGCGTTACGGTAACGGCGCTCACCTTGAAAGTGTGTCCCCGGAGGGTTTCCGTCGGCTGGGCCTGGTCCGGTGCCCAGCGCCGGAGGGTGAAATCCCACGAGCCTGAAATGATCTCCTTGCCGTCGGGGGTGACCGCAACGCAGCTGACGCCGTCCGTATGGCCGTAATAGGTCCAGAGTTCGCGCCCTTCGGCCAGGTCCCACCGCTTCAGGGTGCAGTCTTCCGAACCGGAGATGATTTGCCTGCCGTCCGGGGTCACTGCCAGGGCGAGCACCTGCCGGCTGTGTCCGGACATGGCGCGGAGCAATTCGCCCGTGAACGGATTCCAGGTCTTGATGGTCCGGTCGAAGGAGGCCGAGACCAGTGTCTTGCCGTCCGGGGCTGCGGCCAGGGCGTTTACACCGTAGGCGTGCCCCTGGATGCATCTCTGCTCGCGGCCGGTGAACGGATCCCATATCCGAATCGTGCTGTCCCAGGAGGCCGACGCAAGCCAGGTGCCGTCGGGAGCGACCGCCAGAGAGCTGACTGGGAGGGTGTGTCCCCGCAGGATGAGGAAACATTCCCCCGTATCGGCATCCCACAGCCTGACGGTGCCGTCCCGCGAGCCCGAGGCGATTCTGCGGCCGTCGGGCAAGACCGCCACGGCCAGCACTTCGGTTTCGTGCCCCCTGAGGACCATCAGTTCGGCGCCGGTGGCCAGATCCCATATCCTGAGCGTCGTGTCTTCTGCGGCGGAGACGGCCCGCTTGCCGTCGGGGGTAACGTCGACTCCCCGCACCGGATGGGTGTGGGTGCCGAGAACCCGCTCGATGGCGCCTCCTGCCTGGTAGAGAGACGGCGTTGCCGGGAGCAGCGATAACTCGTCGAGGCCGGCGCTTGCCTGTGCTGCCAGTGCCTGGAGCTCCTGTTCGCTCCTCAGCAGAAGCCGTCCCGTCAGCTGGCCGGCTAACTGTGACTTGTCAACGGCCAGGACGCTGGTCGAAAGGCGGATGGAGTGGGCCAGAGTCGAGATGACCGGCTCTGGGGGGAGGAGAGCGATATCGGCGAGGACTCCCGCCACGTCGAGGGCCTGGAACTTTGCCTTCAGCCACCGGAAATCGAGCATGAGCCCCCGCAGTTCCTGTTCTTTTCCCGCGCCGGCCAGGTGAAAGGGATATTCGGCCAGGGGGCGGCGTCGCTCGGGGTTCCACGAGTTTCCGGAACCATTTTTCAGGGCATTTGCCCGAAAATATGCAGCCAGTCGTTCGTGGGCCTGCCGGAAAAGGAGGGTGGGGGGCGTAGTGGGTGAAGACATGCCGAGGTAACGGCGAAAGGCGGTAAAGCGGAGCTGGTCG
The nucleotide sequence above comes from Geobacter benzoatilyticus. Encoded proteins:
- a CDS encoding glyceraldehyde-3-phosphate dehydrogenase, encoding MNNQMQKTYLMEWQHLEECAELMLPLIGKLYREHNVVTTVYGRTLVNGTTIDILKSHRFARLILDDELSVLDTFPIVEAMTRLDLAPARVDIGKLTVRYKAEGGGLGVDDFVRRELASVNTGRTPILSEPRDVVLYGFGRIGRLLARILVEKAGSGEKLRIRAAVVRKGGAGDLAKRASLLRRDSVHGHFNGIITFDEEENAIIANGNMIRIIYADAPENVDYTQYGIKNAILIDNTGKWRDREGLGRHLKAQGISKVVLTAPGKGDIPNIVAGINNELITPEENIFSAASCTTNAIVPVLKAVNDRFGIVSGHVETCHSYTNDQNLIDNYHKASRRGRSAPLNMVITETGAAKAVAKALPELTGKLTGNAIRVPTPNVSLAILNLELGQEADVAEINGHLRQISLDSPLQNQIDYTNSSEVVSSDFVGSRHAGVVDSLATISQGKRCVLYVWYDNEFGYSCQVVRMIQKMAGVELPSVPN
- a CDS encoding DUF4062 domain-containing protein, translating into MKTIRLFISSTFRDMHAERDWLNRVVFPELRSRCRRRGAEFVGVDLRWGVTEEEARQRGALAVCLDEIGRCDLFLGLLGDRYGWVPPPEEVPAEIFAAVHDGGQASDEELSLIDACYRWDGTTLPARFRLRRDTGISPETAAALTRIWQRSGLPGAGESVTALEIRHGAMAPGVRRGKAFIFLRSGGVHRHPSFPPSFVPVFTDADASTTKHLAALKDEIRSAAGATLVVREYRTGFGGFRIDPMFLTTEEGGPALRDGIIQPDEWDGLSEGARQAVAAHGTVALTGMEEFGNRVLNDLWWGIEPLLKNGRRQDTTGQSRHERFARERASRCFGREGMVTGVMGYLKDFGNRFPHILSGLPGCGKTTLLAACIERLREESPETVVIPWFIGAAPGSTELTAMVRSLCEQLRRACRLDLEPSPDPDKLRLQLPAFLTAAGAVKPVALFIDALNQLDPQGGSHALEWFPRTLAPGVKVVASTLTGPCLDRLKERLPADHIVTLPPLESGSREILMDEHLARRGKKLSPPQRAMLLDTAARPDAALPLYLVAALDELCCHGDFETLTERISALPPTVTELFDQILQRLERDHGADLAAAALSAMAVSRDGLLEPEIIDLLQEDGKSTASLPWTRFYRALEPFLRPSGEEGGSGLIGFFHDQLRFTAFRRYLGMSSPTTPPTLLFRQAHERLAAYFRANALKNGSGNSWNPERRRPLAEYPFHLAGAGKEQELRGLMLDFRWLKAKFQALDVAGVLADIALLPPEPVISTLAHSIRLSTSVLAVDKSQLAGQLTGRLLLRSEQELQALAAQASAGLDELSLLPATPSLYQAGGAIERVLGTHTHPVRGVDVTPDGKRAVSAAEDTTLRIWDLATGAELMVLRGHETEVLAVAVLPDGRRIASGSRDGTVRLWDADTGECFLILRGHTLPVSSLAVAPDGTWLASASWDSTIRIWDPFTGREQRCIQGHAYGVNALAAAPDGKTLVSASFDRTIKTWNPFTGELLRAMSGHSRQVLALAVTPDGRQIISGSEDCTLKRWDLAEGRELWTYYGHTDGVSCVAVTPDGKEIISGSWDFTLRRWAPDQAQPTETLRGHTFKVSAVTVTPDSSTAVSAARDTTLKVWNLAGAAAPSPPGHDATVTASAFAPSGAIALTSSWDRKIKVWRTANGAEIATLSGHEDWVRDVAITPDGNRAISASHDRTVRLWDLERYREIWTFRGHEAEVWSVVATPDGRRAFSAGLDCTLREWDLETFQPLGVTGLPSPTRVTGISPDGTLLALVAQFPTFIIRDTRTGSLTPYPPQHRDQVNDVAFLPGGTQVLTASSDRTLKLWDLVTGQVLYTLRGHNREVWSVAVTPDGRRAVSASDDRSLILWDLEGMKPIATFTGDGALVPSAISPDGKMIITGDEAGAVHLLRVEGVRQGSALLSGK
- a CDS encoding CidA/LrgA family protein, whose translation is MLGSLTLILACQLIGEIITRLTGIPVPGPVIGMVLLFCGLVFFPRKVPKEVETAGGFLLRYLALLFVPAGVGVITNLDLLMKSWLPISGTIIIGTLATIAVTGLVMQSLNRRCAASGEDDRQ
- a CDS encoding clostripain-related cysteine peptidase, whose amino-acid sequence is MATKATTKRNWTIMVYLAGDNNLDSAGVVDLKEMKTTGTNDKVAVLAQFDRAGTKTQTMRYCLKKGTSLAKDAVQSLGETNMGDPKVLEDFVTWGITNYPADHYLLVLWNHGAGWDDANLYEGDVFSGAAPPVSRKAQPVPTRGATGDGKPLPMAQARAGIRRTRRALFSTTVAAAIKQRGIAFDDQAQDFLDNIELKKVMTAIKKKLNKKIDILGMDACLMSMVEVAYQMRAVADYSVGSEETEPGDGWPYDRILKALAAKPAMTPEELSKTIVTQYLASYKSGDNVTQSAVKLLALNPLATAIDSLAKALSGILGDTAARTALINARAQVQEYSRPYDDYCDLIDLCDLISKGVANPAVKNACSAVKGAATTAVIAAGYKGTAVDNSRGVSIYFPKRKLSPLYKTLDFTKKSAWDEFLSAYLAVLGR
- a CDS encoding LrgB family protein is translated as MSVDMQQVWVYLSTSPLLWLTLTLIAYQIGTWIFSRLDFHPVLNPVLTAIILLVVLLKVSGIDYQTYFKGAQFIHFLLGPATVALAIPLHRELEIIRKSFVPIIVTLAAGSLAAIASAVGIVWALGGESVLLLTVAPKSVTTPIAMGISEQIGGLPSLTAVVVVLTGITGAVGGDFVLNRLRINDDKARGMALGVASHGVGTAHAIQRSRVAGAFSALAMALNGLFTALLLPALVRLLQ